TACAGAGCGAGTCCCCGGCCGTGATCATCCCCCACATGGGGCTGGAGAACATCACCGTCCGGGAAATCCTCAGGGCCAAAGGGGAGGCCCAGTCCAGGGCGGTCTACTGGTGCAGCACCACCCATTTGGTGCATGAAGCCGTCAAGCACGTGAGAGTTTTGCTGACTGCTTTCATCTTACTTCTGAATACAATGCTACTTCTGAATGACTGAATGTCGATCGTGCTTAATTCAATCTGTAGATGACGGCCAATAATGTGGGATCTCTAGTCGTGCTCAAGTCGGGGGACGACAAGCAGCTGGCAGGGATTGTAACTGAAAGAGGTAAACCACAAATCAGCAGCCAATTCAAAGGATTCttagaaagaaagaagaaaaaatcagTTACAATTTATCCCCATCTGATACAGATTTCGCTAGGAAGATCCTCTTACCCGGGCGACCCTCGGAGGAAACAAGAGTTGAAGATATCATGACAGAAGAGGTGAATGGGCTTAAAAATGAAAATCACTGCAACAGACTGAATATCATTGCACATTTCTTTAGTCCTCATAATTTTCTTTACTCTGTTACAGAACAAGCTAATCACTGTATCCAGCAATACCAATATTCTGCGTGCGATGGAGCTAATGACAGGTAATGGAACATTCAATCGGTAAAGCATTTCACTATTTACGGTCCTATCATACGCGCACGCTACAAGGAACTGTagcaattttggaattttttaaaTTACTAATTTGGTTTTGTTTTCTTATTTTTCTGGATCAACAGACGAGCACATTCGACACGTCCCAGTTTTCGACGAGAAGGTGGTTGGTATGATCTCCATTGGCGATGTGGTCAGAGCAATCGTGGACcaacagcaccaagaagtgaaacAACTGAAGAAGTACATCACTGGAGATTATTATTAGCATGTAGCTCTGGTACAGTCCATGTAATTACTCATAATATTAACCATGAATTATATCTTCCCCGGTATTGCCATTTGGAGTGAGTAACTACTGTCTTTACACTTGCACTTTTACAACACTGAGCTTTGTGTTTTCTCTTGGGCTGTGAAATGTGTTTTTTTATAAAAGTTTACAGCCATATCATAAAAAGAGTCAAATCTGTACATGGTACAAAATTCCTACCTGAGCAATTTCAACCCTCGGTTTCATCCAGGGAAAACAAGTCACGACTATCTAAAACAAGTCAACGATTTTGTATATCAGTGATGAAGGAAAACCCTAGGGAGAATTCTTTGTTTCCAAAGGGAAATACATGCATAATAGTTGAGATAAATCTTATGGTACAAGAAAAAAAAATCAATGATTTTGTTGGCAATTTTGTATCTCAGTGATGAAAGAAACCAGGAAAATTCTTCATTTTCAGATGGAAATACATATATAGTAGCTCAGATAAAACTTATGGTACAATAAAACAGGGTACCCACAAGACAGCATTAGCACACAACAACATAGCAGCTTATTGCAGGTTAATACCTCCATAACAACTCAGAATCTGTATAACATACATTGCCTCAAACTCTCTTAATAGGTAATAAGGGGTCATGAACCTCGCCGCAGATAGTTTCGCTCACTCCTTAGTACAACTTCGCTGTTACTGCTTGCGATCACTCCTTAGTACAGCTTACTGTTTGCTAGAAACACACCGCCATTTCGCACATGTAAGTGCACAGCTATCTCATTTTGCAGGAGAACATCACACAGCTATTGCTAAATCTCAGGGACATGTTGATAAAGTAACACCAGGAGTAACCCATCTGAAGGAGGGTACAACTCTGTGCCGCAAATACCTAAGGCGCAGGGTAGTACTGGTTAAGAGATCTACTAATTGCCCTGATGGTGTTTGGAGTTGTCCTGCAGCAACCCCCAATAAGGGCAGCCCCATCTTTGCACCACTCGCTTACATAAGAAACGAAATCGCCATCTGACACACCAGTGGATTCCTGCACACCAAATGAAGCGTATCATTAGTGTTTAGAGTTGTAGAACAACCTCAAGGATACTATATTATTAGTAGGACAGAGGCTTAGAGGGTGGCTCGGTACAACTACTTTTAGCTGCTAACCAAAGGGAAGATGAGGATGGCTGCTTGAAATAAATCAGATGCAACAGAGTAACTCAAATAAGGTATTGTATTTTTCCTATAGTTTATGCCTCCCCTGCAATAGTGTTCTTTCTTGCCCTATGGGAAGCAAAT
This window of the Triticum aestivum cultivar Chinese Spring chromosome 5D, IWGSC CS RefSeq v2.1, whole genome shotgun sequence genome carries:
- the LOC123119452 gene encoding CBS domain-containing protein CBSX3, mitochondrial → MQGIAKALSQHGKQLRLAVLQHMNKGIFSWATLISRIQSESPAVIIPHMGLENITVREILRAKGEAQSRAVYWCSTTHLVHEAVKHMTANNVGSLVVLKSGDDKQLAGIVTERDFARKILLPGRPSEETRVEDIMTEENKLITVSSNTNILRAMELMTDEHIRHVPVFDEKVVGMISIGDVVRAIVDQQHQEVKQLKKYITGDYY